From Mucilaginibacter rubeus, a single genomic window includes:
- a CDS encoding LacI family DNA-binding transcriptional regulator: protein MKKVVLKDIAQHVGVSTALVSYVLNGQAEEKQVSKENAEKIKLAAIELNYQPNQVAKSLRIRKTHTIGLVVADINYRFSTGITRAIEAEAKRLNFTVIFGSTNENREKFTELTNVLVNRQVDGLILVPGGDSQEQILHLQNSGIPFVLIDRYFPEIDTNYVALDNYKAAYDAVSYLVASGHKRISFINLKTNMFHLQERDRGYLDALKDHHLESHPEWLIHVKGDDLSKEIEPVLKPLLNSANKPDAIFLATDRLAIEALKRLNALGVKVPGDVSVLSFDESDAFDLFYCPVTHGRQPLEEMGEAAVKTLVNLINNQKIKKKLTFQAGFVPGKSCRET, encoded by the coding sequence GTGAAAAAAGTTGTCCTAAAAGATATTGCGCAACACGTTGGTGTATCCACCGCGCTGGTTTCGTATGTGCTTAACGGGCAGGCAGAGGAAAAGCAGGTGAGCAAGGAAAACGCGGAGAAGATCAAATTAGCCGCTATTGAATTAAACTACCAACCCAATCAGGTGGCCAAAAGTCTCCGCATCCGGAAAACCCATACCATTGGCTTAGTGGTGGCCGATATAAATTACCGCTTTAGTACCGGGATTACCCGGGCTATAGAGGCGGAGGCCAAGCGCCTCAACTTTACTGTGATTTTTGGCAGCACCAACGAAAACCGGGAGAAATTTACCGAACTGACCAATGTGCTGGTAAACCGGCAGGTAGATGGCCTTATCCTTGTGCCGGGCGGAGACTCGCAGGAGCAAATCCTGCATCTGCAAAATTCAGGGATCCCATTTGTGCTGATTGACCGTTATTTCCCTGAGATAGATACAAACTACGTTGCTTTAGATAATTACAAGGCTGCGTATGACGCGGTATCCTATTTGGTTGCTTCTGGCCATAAAAGGATCAGCTTTATCAATCTAAAAACAAACATGTTCCATTTGCAGGAGCGTGATAGGGGGTATTTAGATGCGCTGAAAGACCATCACCTTGAAAGCCACCCCGAATGGTTGATCCATGTTAAGGGCGACGATTTATCAAAGGAAATAGAACCAGTTCTTAAACCATTATTAAATTCTGCCAATAAGCCTGACGCCATTTTTCTGGCAACAGATCGTTTAGCTATCGAAGCTTTAAAGCGGTTAAACGCGCTGGGGGTAAAGGTGCCGGGTGATGTATCTGTACTGAGCTTTGACGAATCGGACGCGTTTGATTTGTTTTACTGCCCGGTTACACACGGAAGGCAACCATTGGAAGAAATGGGGGAGGCCGCGGTAAAGACTTTGGTAAACCTGATCAATAACCAAAAGATAAAGAAAAAACTGACATTCCAGGCGGGGTTTGTCCCGGGAAAATCATGCCGTGAAACATAG
- a CDS encoding dihydrofolate reductase family protein: protein MPPKSKLPYVVCHMMSSVDGKILTKNWADTKTGKGSTGLYEKVHKKYDSQAWMCGRVTMERDFSDGLYTHHGEQTNETTDFVADAKAKSFAIAIDAKGKLAWKENNIDGDHLIEVLTAQVSQGYVDYLRDRGISYVIAGDKEVDLALALKKLTSLFPIKTIMLEGGGNLNGAMMKAGLVDELSLLLLPLADGTTATSVFEDGAVTEMKLKKVKELPGGVLWLNYKIRKAK from the coding sequence ATGCCTCCGAAATCAAAATTACCTTACGTTGTTTGCCACATGATGAGTTCGGTTGATGGCAAAATATTGACCAAGAACTGGGCGGATACCAAAACAGGTAAAGGTTCAACGGGTTTGTATGAAAAGGTTCATAAGAAATATGACAGCCAGGCCTGGATGTGCGGCAGGGTAACCATGGAGCGAGACTTTTCAGATGGCCTGTACACTCACCATGGTGAGCAAACAAATGAAACTACCGACTTTGTAGCCGATGCTAAAGCCAAATCGTTTGCTATCGCGATAGATGCTAAAGGCAAGTTGGCCTGGAAAGAAAACAACATCGACGGCGATCATTTAATCGAGGTACTTACGGCCCAGGTTTCACAAGGCTATGTTGATTATTTGCGTGACCGTGGAATATCATATGTTATCGCGGGCGACAAGGAAGTTGATCTTGCATTGGCTTTAAAGAAGTTGACAAGCCTGTTCCCGATAAAAACAATAATGCTGGAAGGTGGCGGAAATTTAAACGGCGCTATGATGAAAGCAGGATTGGTTGATGAATTAAGTTTGCTGCTTTTGCCACTGGCCGATGGAACAACTGCAACCAGCGTGTTTGAAGACGGGGCCGTTACCGAAATGAAGTTAAAAAAGGTAAAAGAACTGCCCGGCGGTGTGCTTTGGCTAAACTACAAGATAAGGAAAGCTAAATGA
- a CDS encoding HAD family hydrolase gives MEISKLEQLTNLSKGYKAYLYDCDGTLADNMGAHKETYIKVAANKGHVIEGDIIDELAGWPVVNVIEEINKKYGTDFDPLEFKELKYKLFLDEYIAHTLPIAHVVDHLRAHAGKVKIGVVSGSGRVAVEKTLEVLGIASLVEVMVCAGETEHGKPFPDPFLKAAKLLEVNPEDCLVFEDGEAGTIAATSAGMNWVRIDHL, from the coding sequence ATGGAAATTTCAAAGCTTGAGCAATTAACCAATCTGAGTAAAGGATATAAAGCTTATTTATACGATTGTGACGGCACACTGGCCGATAATATGGGTGCGCACAAGGAAACTTACATCAAAGTAGCAGCAAATAAAGGGCACGTTATTGAAGGAGATATTATAGATGAACTGGCAGGATGGCCGGTGGTCAATGTTATTGAGGAGATAAACAAAAAATACGGGACAGACTTTGACCCGCTGGAGTTTAAGGAGTTGAAATATAAATTGTTTCTGGACGAATATATAGCGCATACTTTACCCATAGCCCATGTGGTAGACCATCTGCGGGCGCATGCGGGGAAAGTAAAGATCGGCGTGGTATCCGGAAGCGGCAGGGTTGCGGTAGAAAAGACGCTGGAAGTGCTTGGGATAGCATCGCTTGTTGAAGTCATGGTCTGTGCCGGTGAAACCGAGCATGGAAAACCTTTTCCAGACCCTTTTTTGAAAGCGGCGAAATTGCTTGAGGTTAATCCGGAAGATTGCCTTGTATTTGAAGATGGCGAAGCGGGAACCATAGCTGCTACATCGGCCGGTATGAACTGGGTCCGTATCGACCACTTATAG
- a CDS encoding cytochrome c peroxidase, protein MRSTFKVISAGLLAIIGFGLLSFHNTPASTSENVREKLVLQADSFLTAVHGLQSAATRGNKEVLQQRFKDVRLAYKRMEWATEYFDPLTSRQVNGPPVPETELSGLVIQPEGLQVIEQFLFPHFNPASRKQLNASLSKLKTNAEAYRDYFMHADLQDWQIMDALKLEVFRIETLGLNDFDDPLVHQCFAESAAALKSVGVVTRYYVQDNNDPLHELFDQAIGYLSRPVVFDRFDRAAFLTLYANPLTKALTHLHQQLNLPDVRYNRLLNQDAETLFDTKAFNRNAYIAAPEDSVTEKKIALGKKLFFDPRLSGTLTRSCASCHQPGKAFSDGMVKNLDIMGKKTIFRNTPTLINAALQPAQFYDLRAASLEEQIVDVIGNRDEMHGDIKLSTKKLWQDKYYTGLFNDAFPIKDRTAIDTGEVMNALASYIRSLTALNSRFDAYMQGDPKILTQTEINGFNIFMGKARCSTCHYMPLFNSTLPPRYVQMEAEVIGVPKMKNRKIIDPDPGLFGIQPLDFNRHAFKVTTVRNSSRTAPYMHNGVYKTLEEVIDFYNEGGGAGMGLKVPNQTLSADKLRLTAKEKKELIAFIKALDSHN, encoded by the coding sequence ATGCGTTCAACTTTTAAGGTTATTTCAGCAGGCCTCCTGGCTATCATCGGGTTTGGCCTGCTGAGTTTTCATAATACCCCGGCGTCCACATCCGAAAATGTACGTGAAAAACTGGTACTGCAGGCTGATAGTTTTTTGACAGCGGTGCACGGTTTGCAGTCGGCGGCAACGAGGGGCAACAAAGAGGTGTTGCAGCAGCGGTTTAAAGATGTGCGATTGGCCTATAAACGGATGGAGTGGGCTACAGAATATTTTGATCCACTTACCTCGCGGCAGGTTAACGGGCCTCCGGTACCCGAAACCGAGCTTAGCGGCCTGGTTATTCAGCCGGAGGGTTTGCAGGTCATAGAGCAGTTTTTGTTTCCTCATTTTAACCCTGCCTCACGGAAGCAGCTTAACGCTTCGTTAAGTAAACTCAAGACTAACGCCGAAGCTTATCGTGATTATTTTATGCACGCCGATTTGCAGGACTGGCAGATCATGGACGCGCTCAAACTCGAGGTTTTTAGGATAGAGACATTAGGGTTGAATGATTTTGATGATCCCCTCGTTCATCAGTGTTTTGCAGAATCAGCGGCTGCGCTTAAAAGTGTTGGGGTTGTTACGAGGTACTACGTACAGGATAATAACGATCCGTTGCATGAACTTTTCGATCAGGCTATAGGCTATCTTTCCAGACCTGTTGTTTTTGATCGTTTTGACCGGGCTGCATTTCTCACCCTTTATGCAAATCCCTTAACAAAGGCTTTAACCCATTTACATCAACAGTTAAACTTGCCCGATGTCCGTTACAACCGTTTGTTGAATCAGGATGCGGAAACCTTATTTGATACCAAAGCTTTTAATCGCAATGCTTATATCGCCGCCCCGGAGGATTCTGTTACCGAAAAAAAGATAGCATTGGGTAAAAAGCTATTTTTTGATCCCCGGCTGTCCGGTACTTTAACCCGCAGTTGCGCCAGCTGCCATCAGCCAGGTAAAGCTTTTAGTGATGGTATGGTTAAAAATCTGGATATCATGGGTAAAAAAACAATCTTCCGCAATACACCAACATTGATCAACGCGGCGTTACAGCCTGCTCAGTTTTACGATCTTCGGGCGGCTTCGCTGGAAGAACAGATTGTTGATGTAATAGGTAATCGCGATGAAATGCATGGCGACATTAAACTCTCGACCAAAAAGCTGTGGCAGGACAAATATTACACCGGGCTTTTTAATGACGCTTTCCCGATAAAAGACAGAACAGCTATCGATACGGGAGAAGTGATGAATGCTTTGGCAAGCTATATCCGAAGCCTCACCGCATTGAATAGCCGGTTTGACGCTTATATGCAAGGCGATCCGAAAATACTTACTCAAACGGAAATCAACGGTTTTAATATTTTTATGGGCAAGGCGCGTTGCTCAACATGTCATTACATGCCTTTGTTTAACAGTACGCTTCCGCCAAGATATGTACAGATGGAGGCCGAAGTGATTGGGGTGCCGAAAATGAAAAATCGTAAAATCATTGATCCGGATCCCGGGTTATTTGGCATTCAACCATTAGACTTTAACCGGCATGCGTTTAAAGTGACAACCGTACGTAATTCCAGTAGGACTGCGCCGTATATGCACAACGGCGTTTATAAGACACTGGAGGAAGTAATTGATTTTTACAATGAAGGCGGAGGTGCGGGAATGGGATTGAAAGTGCCAAACCAAACACTTTCTGCCGATAAACTTCGCCTCACAGCTAAGGAAAAAAAGGAGTTGATTGCTTTTATTAAAGCACTGGACAGCCATAATTAA
- a CDS encoding alkaline phosphatase family protein, which translates to MKNLNRRYFFIPAAALTLATCLSVSAFRDPEAPGINKVQHVVVIYMENHSFDNLWGQFKGADGLTSANKENIIQIDAEGKPYNTLPPVPRSSAFPTNLPNTYFNIDQYVAADQATPDVTHAFYQEQMQINGGKMDKFALYNYTKGLTMGYYTTAKLPLYELATKYTLCDHFFHSAFGGSFLNHQWLIAAASPEFPNAPENIKAQLDASGKMIKDGSVTPDGYAVNTSNSVNLHPKGANPATLIPNQNGPTIGDRLTDKGISWAWYSGGWNDAVAGKADPTFAFHHQPFAYFTKYAEGTEERKKHLRDETEFLEAAKKGTLPAVSFVKPIGLENEHPGASTVTAGESHAVKLINAVLNGPNAKDVVIILTYDENGGFWDHVAPPKIDKWGPGTRIPALIISPFAKKGFVDHTNYETVSIMAFIEKRWGLKPLNSRDQHADPLSHAFNF; encoded by the coding sequence ATGAAAAATTTAAACAGGAGATACTTTTTTATTCCGGCTGCTGCTTTAACCCTTGCTACATGCCTGAGCGTTTCGGCTTTTCGTGACCCGGAGGCACCCGGCATTAACAAGGTACAGCATGTGGTAGTTATTTATATGGAAAACCACAGCTTTGATAACCTTTGGGGGCAATTTAAAGGAGCGGACGGCCTTACATCTGCAAATAAGGAAAACATTATCCAGATAGATGCCGAAGGTAAACCTTATAACACCTTGCCACCGGTGCCGAGGAGCAGCGCTTTCCCTACAAACCTGCCAAATACTTATTTTAATATCGACCAATATGTAGCTGCCGATCAGGCTACACCCGATGTTACGCATGCTTTTTACCAGGAGCAAATGCAAATAAACGGCGGTAAGATGGACAAGTTCGCGTTATATAATTATACCAAAGGTTTAACCATGGGATATTATACTACTGCTAAACTACCGTTGTATGAACTGGCGACTAAGTATACGCTTTGCGATCACTTTTTTCACAGCGCTTTTGGCGGGTCATTTCTTAACCATCAATGGCTGATCGCGGCTGCTTCACCAGAGTTTCCTAACGCCCCGGAAAATATCAAAGCGCAACTGGATGCGTCCGGAAAAATGATTAAAGACGGATCGGTAACACCGGATGGCTATGCCGTTAATACTTCTAATTCTGTAAACCTGCATCCAAAAGGTGCCAATCCTGCAACTCTGATTCCTAATCAAAATGGCCCGACCATTGGTGATCGTCTTACCGATAAGGGAATTTCCTGGGCCTGGTATTCAGGAGGTTGGAATGATGCTGTAGCAGGTAAAGCCGACCCGACTTTTGCCTTTCATCATCAGCCATTTGCATATTTTACCAAATATGCGGAAGGCACAGAAGAAAGAAAAAAACACCTGAGAGATGAAACCGAGTTTTTGGAAGCAGCAAAAAAAGGTACCTTGCCCGCAGTATCTTTTGTTAAACCGATAGGGCTTGAGAATGAGCATCCTGGTGCTTCTACAGTTACTGCCGGTGAAAGCCATGCCGTTAAGTTAATTAACGCGGTACTGAACGGGCCAAATGCTAAAGACGTGGTTATAATCCTCACTTACGATGAAAATGGCGGTTTCTGGGACCACGTTGCACCACCGAAGATCGACAAATGGGGCCCAGGCACACGCATCCCCGCATTGATCATCTCGCCATTCGCGAAAAAAGGATTTGTTGATCATACTAATTACGAAACGGTAAGCATTATGGCGTTTATAGAAAAAAGATGGGGGCTGAAACCGCTTAATAGCCGCGATCAGCATGCCGATCCCTTAAGCCATGCGTTCAACTTTTAA
- a CDS encoding polysaccharide deacetylase family protein gives MKTIFFTFLFLATLAIAHAQQSITWPDGKKATIILTYDDALPSQLKNAVPELKKEKLTATFFLTSDIDSTSIPQWRNLAKKGYELGNHTVFHPCAGTDDNPVPSDHYTAYQIIREIEVMDRFLYAVDGKTKRTFAYPCAETIAGGKDYVDSLRKYTLVKYARDGGDSTAFITDFNHLDPFRVPSYGLEGGETGAQLIAFVKKVQQSGGLGIIMIHGVGGDYITISAEAHNELIRYLKANRKEIWIPTFQQGMDYVNKQIPLKAQKL, from the coding sequence ATGAAAACAATATTTTTTACTTTTCTTTTTCTTGCTACGCTTGCAATTGCACATGCACAGCAATCAATAACATGGCCGGATGGCAAAAAGGCAACCATCATCCTTACTTATGATGATGCTTTGCCCTCGCAATTGAAAAATGCTGTACCTGAACTTAAAAAAGAGAAATTGACAGCTACTTTCTTCCTGACAAGTGATATCGACAGTACGTCGATACCCCAATGGCGAAACCTTGCTAAAAAGGGCTATGAGTTGGGTAACCACACTGTGTTTCACCCTTGCGCAGGAACGGATGACAACCCTGTTCCTTCTGATCATTATACCGCTTACCAGATCATTCGGGAGATTGAGGTAATGGACAGGTTTTTATACGCTGTAGACGGAAAAACCAAACGGACATTCGCCTATCCATGTGCCGAAACTATTGCGGGTGGGAAGGATTATGTAGATTCTCTGCGGAAGTATACTTTGGTTAAATATGCCCGGGACGGTGGCGACTCAACAGCTTTTATAACTGATTTTAATCATCTTGATCCTTTTCGCGTACCTTCTTATGGATTAGAAGGTGGCGAGACCGGGGCTCAGCTTATTGCTTTTGTAAAAAAAGTGCAGCAAAGCGGTGGTTTGGGTATAATAATGATTCATGGCGTAGGCGGCGATTATATCACCATCTCTGCCGAAGCCCATAATGAGCTTATCAGGTACCTGAAAGCTAACCGGAAAGAGATCTGGATCCCGACTTTTCAGCAGGGTATGGATTACGTGAACAAACAAATTCCTTTAAAAGCACAAAAACTATAA
- a CDS encoding GH92 family glycosyl hydrolase yields the protein MNKPIKILFSLTLLIISKANTVNAQTQPVYTKYVNTFIGTAPLNDPKILGYELPKGWRSWAGLTFPGSSLPNAMVQLSPMTAYGSGAGYQYEDSVIYGFTHTNKGHWNLCNIPILPVSNPQGNKFGSRFSHKKESSAPGFYQVYLEDYQVNVSLTSTLRSGYHKYEFKNNINRQILFDLGKANSRVSTWRIEQVGPNAVQGFQGGENVYFYAELNTKINKLEKTEEGQRSGYAMLYLADGGSTPVELKIGLSFVSEKNAKENLEKEIGSKSFDAIRNEATQTWEKLLANIQVKGGTEKQKRMFYSCLYRSFLWPALRSDVNGEFTDAKRNVVKTGARYYTEPSLWDTYRNKDVLLGLISPDVTLDVIKSLKDVGDKTGFIPTFFHGDHGASSIAGAYLRRIDNFDVEGTYKLLLRNANVEGGARPYITEYIQKGYISDPDIAKPEVETKAKAGVSKTLEYSYDDYSVAQIAKKLGDTANYRILMARSKNYKNMFDPSTRFMRGRLENGEWIRNFDPQHPYYEYMYREANAWQVSFFAPHDMPGLIKLYGGPKGFESKLDSLFTLPWNPNYIARNVETMIGQYCQGNQPDHEAPFAYIFINKPAKSQKILDHILNNLYGIGDEGLELSGMDDAGEMSSWYVFSALGLYPFSATDPKYIVTAPLFDEVKWTTSNGKTLTISKPGKGRAVTSVKVNGKVNNGYFVSHDLFKTGGKISIATN from the coding sequence ATGAATAAACCAATTAAAATCCTGTTCAGTTTAACGTTATTAATTATTTCCAAAGCAAACACGGTAAATGCCCAAACCCAACCGGTGTATACTAAGTATGTAAATACTTTTATAGGTACCGCACCGCTCAATGATCCTAAAATTCTGGGTTATGAATTGCCCAAAGGATGGCGGTCATGGGCCGGGCTTACTTTTCCGGGCAGCTCATTGCCTAATGCTATGGTCCAATTAAGTCCTATGACTGCCTATGGCTCTGGGGCGGGTTATCAGTATGAGGACTCGGTTATTTATGGCTTTACGCATACCAATAAAGGGCATTGGAATTTGTGTAATATTCCTATTCTGCCAGTATCAAATCCGCAGGGAAACAAATTCGGCTCAAGGTTTTCGCATAAAAAAGAAAGCTCGGCACCGGGGTTTTACCAGGTATATCTTGAAGATTACCAGGTAAATGTGAGCCTGACCTCGACCCTAAGGAGCGGTTACCATAAATATGAGTTTAAGAATAACATCAACAGGCAAATTCTTTTTGATCTGGGCAAAGCCAACAGCAGGGTATCAACCTGGCGTATAGAACAGGTAGGCCCGAACGCCGTACAAGGTTTTCAGGGCGGCGAAAACGTTTATTTTTATGCCGAACTAAACACCAAAATAAACAAATTAGAAAAAACCGAGGAAGGGCAACGTAGCGGATATGCGATGCTGTATTTAGCTGATGGAGGTTCAACCCCTGTTGAACTTAAAATCGGGCTCTCATTTGTAAGCGAGAAAAACGCTAAAGAGAACCTGGAGAAAGAGATAGGCAGTAAAAGCTTTGATGCTATTCGTAATGAGGCGACACAGACCTGGGAAAAGCTCTTGGCTAACATACAAGTTAAAGGCGGAACCGAGAAACAAAAACGCATGTTTTATTCCTGCCTGTACCGTTCTTTTTTGTGGCCTGCATTACGCAGCGACGTAAACGGCGAGTTTACCGATGCCAAAAGAAACGTAGTGAAAACAGGGGCGAGGTACTATACAGAACCATCGTTATGGGATACTTACCGGAATAAAGATGTGCTGCTTGGGTTGATCTCGCCTGATGTAACGCTTGATGTTATTAAATCATTAAAGGATGTTGGCGATAAAACCGGTTTCATCCCTACGTTTTTCCACGGTGATCACGGTGCTTCGTCCATCGCGGGAGCTTACCTGAGGAGAATTGATAATTTTGATGTTGAAGGCACTTATAAATTGTTGCTAAGAAACGCCAATGTTGAAGGCGGTGCGCGTCCGTACATTACTGAATATATTCAGAAAGGTTATATCTCTGATCCGGATATTGCCAAACCCGAGGTGGAAACCAAAGCCAAAGCAGGAGTTTCAAAAACACTGGAATACTCATACGATGATTATTCGGTAGCACAGATAGCCAAAAAATTAGGTGATACCGCTAATTACCGCATTTTGATGGCGCGTTCAAAAAACTATAAAAACATGTTTGACCCATCTACACGGTTTATGCGGGGTAGGTTGGAAAACGGTGAATGGATCAGGAACTTTGACCCTCAGCATCCGTATTATGAATACATGTACCGCGAAGCTAATGCCTGGCAGGTATCGTTCTTCGCGCCGCATGATATGCCCGGTCTGATCAAACTTTACGGCGGGCCAAAAGGATTCGAATCAAAGCTTGATTCGTTATTTACCCTGCCATGGAACCCTAATTATATTGCCCGAAACGTAGAAACTATGATAGGTCAGTATTGCCAGGGTAACCAACCCGATCATGAGGCGCCGTTCGCTTATATTTTTATTAATAAGCCGGCAAAATCCCAAAAAATACTCGATCATATTTTGAACAACCTTTATGGCATTGGCGACGAAGGACTGGAACTCAGCGGGATGGACGATGCCGGTGAAATGTCGTCGTGGTATGTTTTCAGCGCATTGGGTTTATATCCGTTTTCGGCAACCGATCCAAAATATATTGTCACCGCCCCGTTGTTTGATGAAGTGAAATGGACTACCAGCAACGGCAAAACTTTAACTATCAGCAAACCGGGAAAAGGCAGGGCTGTTACCTCGGTAAAAGTAAACGGAAAGGTTAATAACGGATATTTTGTATCGCATGATTTGTTTAAAACAGGCGGTAAAATATCAATAGCTACAAACTAA